AGCCAAAACGACATAACGCATATTAACTATGTGATGTTTCCCAAGTGGATGCTGAACATGGGGCTGAGTTATCAAATCAATCAACACAGTGCCATTCATGCTAATTGGACGTTTAAAGATCAATGGCAAGCCAATCAAAGCGAGAACAGTCAATCACTGGCAAGCTACAACCGTTTAGATATGGCATATTATTGGCAGTGGCGCTCAGATATCAGTTTTAATTTAAGTGTGATAAACCTGCTAAATAAAACACAATATATTCCATCTGTTTTAGGTTACCCTGAAGGGGAAATAGAACCTATCACCAGACAATTGAACCTTAGTTTGCAATGGCAATATTAAACCGTTCCGAAAATAGGCAACCAACTAAACAAAATCATCCCTCATTGCAATGGGTATGGCTGAAAAGCACTGTATTGTTAATTAGCGTATTAACATCGCTTGTTTGTTTTGCCCAAGTGCCAACACAATTAAAAGCCCCTACTCAATTAAAAACACCTATACAATTAAAAGTGCCGAAGGCCAGATCAAGTTTTGATATTTCACACGACTATCACATCAAGTTGTTAGAAAAAGCCTTAATCAAAGCCAGTGAAGGCCGCGCTATTCCAGACATTGTAGCCACGTTTGATATGTCACAAGGACGCGCTATGGCCGAGCTAATTAAAGGGGAATTGCTCGATGTATATTGGTTAGGAACCGATACGATTGCTGAACATAAATTACGGGCCATTCGAGTCCCGACAACCCGAGGGTTAATTGGCTACCGTAAGCTCATTATTCGCAAAGAGTCACATGCAGTGTTTGATAAGGTTAATTCACTAGAACGTTTACAAACTTTAGTGGCCTGCCAAGGCACTCATTGGCCAGACACCCAAATATTAAAAGACGCCGGTTTAAAAGTCACAACGAGCGTACAATACGAAACCTTGTTTAAAATGTTAGCTAACCGCCGCTGTGATTATTTTCCACGCG
This genomic window from Saccharobesus litoralis contains:
- a CDS encoding type 2 periplasmic-binding domain-containing protein, with product MAILNRSENRQPTKQNHPSLQWVWLKSTVLLISVLTSLVCFAQVPTQLKAPTQLKTPIQLKVPKARSSFDISHDYHIKLLEKALIKASEGRAIPDIVATFDMSQGRAMAELIKGELLDVYWLGTDTIAEHKLRAIRVPTTRGLIGYRKLIIRKESHAVFDKVNSLERLQTLVACQGTHWPDTQILKDAGLKVTTSVQYETLFKMLANRRCDYFPRGYHDYKKELELRYTLYPDLVSYDGILLHYPFAVYFFTRHENEALAKWIEVGLHALAKEGEIERFMQQHPLTAHVFPLTNENHALYLDIANSLLPEDTPYQDHTLWYQATDFGMKTSNKNQ